A single genomic interval of Vibrio gallicus harbors:
- a CDS encoding rod shape-determining protein, with product MFKKIRGMFSNDLSIDLGTANTLIYVKGQGIVLDEPSVVAIRQDRTGSAKSVAAVGHDAKQMLGRTPGNISAIRPMKDGVIADFFVTEKMLQHFIKQVHDNSILKPSPRVLVCVPCGSTQVERRAIRESALGAGAREVYLIDEPMAAAIGAGLRVSEPTGSMVVDIGGGTTEVAVISLNGVVYSSSVRIGGDRFDEAIINYVRRNYGSLIGEATAEKIKHVIGSAYPGDEVEELEVRGRNLAEGVPRSFSLNSNEILEALQEPLSGIVSAVMVALEQCPPELASDISENGMVLTGGGALLKDLDRLLTEETGIPVVVAEEPLTCVALGGGKALEMIDMHGGDLFTDE from the coding sequence ATGTTTAAAAAAATTCGTGGCATGTTTTCAAATGATCTATCTATCGATTTGGGTACAGCGAACACTCTAATTTATGTAAAAGGACAAGGTATTGTTCTTGATGAACCTTCGGTAGTTGCTATTCGTCAAGACCGTACAGGTTCTGCGAAAAGTGTTGCGGCTGTTGGCCATGATGCAAAGCAGATGCTAGGTAGAACTCCAGGTAATATTTCTGCGATTCGCCCAATGAAAGACGGCGTAATTGCTGACTTCTTTGTGACCGAGAAGATGCTGCAGCATTTTATCAAGCAAGTGCACGATAACAGTATTCTAAAACCAAGCCCACGAGTACTGGTGTGTGTGCCTTGTGGTTCAACACAGGTTGAACGCAGAGCGATTCGTGAGTCGGCTCTAGGTGCTGGCGCACGTGAGGTATACCTAATTGATGAGCCTATGGCTGCGGCAATTGGTGCAGGACTACGTGTTTCTGAACCAACTGGGTCTATGGTTGTTGATATCGGTGGTGGTACAACTGAAGTCGCGGTTATCTCGCTTAACGGCGTGGTGTACTCATCTTCTGTGCGTATTGGTGGTGACCGCTTTGATGAAGCGATTATCAACTATGTTCGTCGTAACTACGGCAGTTTGATTGGCGAAGCAACAGCTGAAAAGATCAAACATGTGATTGGTTCGGCTTACCCTGGTGATGAAGTTGAAGAGCTAGAAGTGCGCGGTCGTAACCTTGCAGAAGGTGTGCCACGTAGCTTTAGTCTAAACTCTAATGAGATCTTAGAAGCGTTGCAGGAACCTCTATCGGGTATCGTGTCTGCGGTTATGGTTGCTCTAGAGCAGTGCCCACCAGAGCTTGCGTCTGATATCTCTGAGAACGGTATGGTTCTTACTGGTGGCGGTGCGCTACTAAAAGACCTAGATCGTTTATTAACAGAAGAAACCGGTATTCCTGTAGTTGTTGCAGAAGAGCCGCTAACTTGTGTTGCTCTTGGTGGCGGTAAAGCCCTAGAGATGATCGACATGCATGGCGGCGATTTATTCACTGACGAATAA
- a CDS encoding DUF6701 domain-containing protein — MSSRWLCLLMLFTSCQVFADSRCEHVNGAQDMVIEFTVVGSPDYQELYFTQGNKREQTLWYTQDYNSDPDYIFNEQGLQNNQSYRMRIEYQEDAGMAYYYQLDNGNKTLRQSKPANIKNGNLNGTGIGISDLQCSNDEVVTPPEPPEPELPDQCAVFPHAVQSWFTGSSLNVSGGNGSILGTSNGAVGVGSVIRQNWQSACDGQQCVADSSLLIAQPAVQDFNPVGPSINLGWTPAREPIAEGSYTSITLGSGQYELTGLNYDVGSFSFSGGGTLYIKPGTLLKVNQLSIGGSAKIIVEGDGDQTWNIWGEDWNNQSAAISISTDQLSTNIFSRGSAEIHGVTQVLGSVTAKDIAINGSAQISHTEDHCSQPPLPGNDLSLTPNQGIQLTCEAQPIRFEVNNSGGTYNGNIVVTSSGSPNSSLAVIAGQGTSLGGNLYKPNSAGVLGLTLEEPVVGSVSVTGYLENDQANTSVSGSYKFVAHKFGFTPNPTNVIAGKESDEVAVQPLQCLNNAPVVAADYNGVKQVDLLATAYLQPNSTARPNQVIQVNGQATPSSNMPLDFGSNSTATVKVAYAEAGAVSYKMQDTLCLKDADGNDSNECVTFEGEHRVQSRPWTFALCSPIKPNAELKGTAETGDKFAVSGAPFVLDAIPIKYVSGNTSGDVEVSSYCDDLTALANLETKNFYASDAPDASVTLEASLDTPSDGRIGDKGLQGIPDNGIGHDTVIDGRIRFDALQWDEAGSLRIKAKLDQDSNYLFEPIQAGQRSVGRFVPSQLTMLSPDSNWVQWQYATGHTGFAYMSQPITHSFRLQAVGVGGIATQNYGLFDDSLISTVGYVAQTKGSTPEIDFVSEGRIDGVQTWNGASWPKDLANDPSTLAIEMTDFSLLRKTQSGAALTTEVDGPYDTQNGIDFGLKVDTEVDGVNIGALDIPSLIPDSAGDSPMLGKRFNIQPRFRYGRMNLADVGGNSGQTVRVPLRIEYWNGNSFVLSTADTGSRFNSIQRYCSQTIWTNNANIKAVQASLDSSNDQGVVKGESQQLNAVHTPLSGQNERAQVRLWLRQGSNSVQLTDSGVDCSNGADFTNQPWLQYNWRNLGDEDPSTVVTFGTFRGNDRIIFSGEKGMFAN, encoded by the coding sequence ATGAGTAGTCGTTGGTTATGCTTACTTATGCTATTTACCTCGTGCCAAGTGTTTGCTGATAGTCGCTGTGAGCATGTAAACGGTGCCCAGGACATGGTGATTGAGTTTACCGTTGTTGGTTCACCTGATTACCAAGAACTGTATTTTACACAAGGCAATAAAAGAGAGCAGACACTTTGGTATACCCAAGATTATAACTCCGATCCGGATTATATTTTTAATGAGCAAGGACTGCAGAATAACCAATCTTATCGAATGAGGATTGAGTATCAAGAAGATGCAGGGATGGCTTACTACTATCAACTTGATAATGGGAATAAAACGCTACGTCAATCTAAGCCCGCCAATATAAAAAATGGCAATTTAAATGGAACAGGAATCGGTATTAGCGATCTTCAGTGCAGTAATGATGAAGTGGTTACGCCGCCTGAACCGCCCGAGCCTGAGCTGCCTGATCAGTGTGCAGTATTTCCTCATGCGGTCCAATCTTGGTTTACCGGTTCATCGTTAAATGTCAGCGGAGGGAATGGCTCGATCCTTGGCACAAGCAATGGCGCGGTAGGGGTTGGTTCTGTTATTCGTCAAAACTGGCAATCAGCTTGTGACGGTCAGCAATGCGTCGCAGATTCTAGCCTACTTATCGCACAACCGGCAGTGCAAGATTTTAACCCAGTTGGACCAAGCATTAATCTGGGGTGGACGCCAGCACGAGAGCCAATTGCTGAAGGAAGTTATACCAGTATCACCTTAGGGTCAGGTCAATATGAGTTAACCGGTTTAAACTATGATGTTGGTAGCTTCTCCTTCTCTGGTGGCGGCACGCTATATATCAAACCGGGTACATTATTAAAAGTAAATCAGCTTTCGATTGGTGGTAGTGCCAAAATAATTGTCGAGGGTGATGGTGATCAAACGTGGAATATCTGGGGTGAAGACTGGAACAACCAATCGGCAGCTATTTCAATTTCGACCGATCAACTGTCAACCAATATATTCAGTCGTGGCTCAGCAGAGATACACGGAGTAACTCAAGTATTGGGTTCGGTTACGGCAAAAGATATTGCCATTAATGGCAGTGCACAAATCAGTCATACTGAAGACCATTGTAGCCAACCTCCCTTGCCAGGTAACGACCTGTCGCTTACTCCCAATCAAGGGATTCAACTTACCTGTGAGGCTCAACCGATACGCTTTGAGGTCAATAACAGCGGGGGCACCTATAACGGAAATATAGTGGTTACCTCTAGTGGGAGCCCTAATTCCTCTCTAGCTGTGATTGCTGGGCAGGGAACGAGTCTAGGAGGTAACCTCTACAAGCCAAATAGCGCAGGGGTACTTGGCTTGACCCTTGAGGAGCCTGTGGTTGGCAGCGTATCTGTTACGGGCTATTTGGAAAACGATCAAGCCAACACCTCGGTCAGTGGTAGCTATAAGTTTGTGGCGCATAAATTTGGATTTACACCGAATCCAACTAATGTAATTGCGGGTAAAGAATCTGATGAGGTAGCTGTTCAGCCGCTACAGTGCTTGAATAATGCTCCCGTAGTTGCCGCGGATTACAATGGGGTTAAGCAGGTTGATTTGTTAGCCACTGCGTATCTTCAACCCAACTCAACAGCGCGCCCTAATCAGGTAATTCAAGTTAATGGACAGGCGACGCCATCATCCAATATGCCGTTGGATTTTGGTTCTAATAGCACAGCTACGGTTAAGGTGGCTTATGCTGAAGCGGGGGCTGTATCTTATAAAATGCAAGATACCTTGTGCCTAAAAGATGCCGACGGTAATGACAGCAATGAGTGCGTTACCTTTGAAGGTGAGCATCGTGTGCAGTCTAGGCCTTGGACCTTTGCGTTATGCAGCCCAATTAAACCTAATGCCGAACTAAAGGGAACCGCTGAAACCGGTGATAAGTTTGCGGTTTCCGGGGCGCCATTTGTATTAGATGCGATCCCGATTAAATACGTTAGCGGTAATACCTCAGGTGATGTGGAGGTGTCGAGTTACTGTGATGACTTAACCGCGCTTGCTAATCTTGAAACCAAAAACTTCTATGCAAGTGATGCCCCAGATGCATCTGTAACCCTTGAAGCAAGCCTTGATACACCATCTGATGGGCGGATTGGGGATAAAGGACTGCAAGGTATCCCTGACAACGGGATTGGCCATGATACAGTTATCGACGGTCGAATTAGATTTGATGCCTTGCAGTGGGATGAGGCAGGTAGCTTGAGAATCAAGGCGAAACTAGACCAAGATAGTAATTATTTGTTTGAGCCAATTCAGGCGGGTCAGCGAAGTGTAGGGCGCTTTGTACCCAGTCAATTAACTATGCTGAGCCCTGACTCCAATTGGGTTCAGTGGCAGTATGCTACAGGGCACACTGGTTTTGCCTATATGAGCCAACCAATCACGCATAGCTTTAGACTGCAAGCAGTTGGCGTGGGCGGTATTGCAACCCAAAACTATGGCTTGTTTGATGATTCATTAATCTCAACGGTTGGGTATGTTGCTCAAACTAAGGGCAGTACCCCTGAAATTGATTTTGTATCTGAAGGGCGTATTGATGGCGTTCAAACCTGGAATGGAGCTAGCTGGCCTAAGGATCTAGCCAATGACCCTTCTACGTTGGCAATAGAAATGACTGATTTTTCATTATTGAGAAAAACGCAATCTGGCGCAGCGTTAACGACTGAGGTTGATGGTCCTTATGATACACAAAATGGTATTGATTTTGGGCTAAAGGTCGACACTGAGGTTGATGGGGTCAATATCGGAGCCTTAGACATACCCTCGTTAATCCCTGATAGCGCAGGTGACTCGCCTATGCTAGGTAAACGATTCAACATTCAGCCTAGATTTCGCTATGGAAGAATGAACCTTGCAGACGTCGGCGGAAATAGCGGCCAGACTGTGCGAGTACCATTGAGAATCGAGTATTGGAATGGTAATAGCTTTGTTCTGTCTACAGCTGATACAGGGAGTCGCTTCAATAGTATTCAGCGTTATTGCTCGCAAACTATCTGGACTAATAATGCAAATATTAAGGCTGTTCAGGCCAGTTTAGACTCGAGTAACGATCAAGGGGTGGTAAAGGGAGAGTCGCAACAGTTAAATGCTGTGCATACTCCATTATCGGGTCAAAATGAGCGAGCACAGGTGCGTTTGTGGCTTCGTCAGGGATCAAATTCGGTACAGCTAACGGATAGTGGTGTAGATTGTAGTAATGGCGCAGATTTTACCAATCAACCGTGGTTGCAATACAATTGGCGAAACCTAGGCGATGAGGACCCATCAACGGTGGTTACCTTTGGCACCTTTCGCGGCAATGACAGAATAATATTCAGTGGTGAGAAAGGGATGTTTGCTAACTAA
- a CDS encoding prepilin-type N-terminal cleavage/methylation domain-containing protein produces MKRNGFTLIELVVTIVVVAIIGLGITTFVEFGLKGYSQSVERQRLQGQARFVLEKMGREVQYAVPNSIHISAQGCLEFYPIQYAGFYTKQEPINAIEFVIANQNFDYSYTFAQHTRMVINPTRIADLEIDNAGNSVTGQSRSLQGVSSSTAGDYYSVTMRPPSDSAANRVYIYMDNNRVSYCLQDMGDGTSARLVRENKGATVTVATDLSLTESRFQFEDSALQRGGLVHLDLLFFNGDERSSYKHDIQVSNVP; encoded by the coding sequence ATGAAAAGAAATGGTTTTACCCTAATTGAGCTTGTGGTCACAATCGTAGTGGTTGCCATTATCGGGCTGGGAATTACTACTTTTGTTGAATTTGGCTTAAAGGGGTACAGCCAATCTGTTGAGCGGCAACGCTTACAGGGGCAAGCACGCTTTGTTCTTGAGAAAATGGGGCGAGAGGTGCAGTATGCCGTTCCTAATAGCATCCATATTTCGGCTCAAGGATGCCTTGAGTTTTACCCAATTCAGTATGCTGGATTTTATACCAAGCAAGAGCCCATTAATGCGATTGAGTTTGTGATAGCTAATCAAAATTTTGATTACTCGTATACCTTTGCTCAGCACACTCGAATGGTGATTAACCCTACTAGAATAGCTGATCTAGAAATAGATAATGCCGGAAACAGCGTCACTGGCCAAAGCCGTTCACTACAGGGTGTTTCGAGTAGCACCGCAGGGGATTACTACAGCGTTACTATGCGCCCACCGAGTGATTCAGCGGCTAATCGCGTGTATATCTATATGGATAACAACCGAGTGTCCTACTGCCTGCAAGATATGGGAGATGGTACGAGTGCGAGGTTGGTGCGAGAAAACAAGGGCGCAACCGTCACTGTGGCTACCGATTTAAGCCTAACCGAGAGCCGCTTTCAGTTTGAAGATAGCGCACTACAACGAGGTGGCCTAGTACATCTGGATCTTCTGTTCTTTAATGGCGATGAGCGAAGTTCCTATAAACACGATATACAGGTGAGCAATGTTCCGTAG
- a CDS encoding type IV pilus modification PilV family protein, translating to MAARISKGFTLVESIFVIIILGLAMITLVSVLYPQIAQSAKPYYEVRASALANSLMTEILARNFDEHSDHDGGKYRCGELGPDSMTTISCTDDSALGREEPVALFNDVDDYIGCWYTSSDSRQRCTHPADKQYPLSDIFGNTISDDYQGFKAEVSINYDYDCDLLVKADACTTKLFKKITVVITASQYGDFTFVAHKGNF from the coding sequence ATGGCTGCTAGAATCAGTAAGGGCTTTACCCTAGTCGAAAGTATTTTTGTCATCATTATCTTAGGCTTGGCAATGATAACCTTGGTCAGTGTGCTGTACCCACAAATTGCCCAATCAGCCAAGCCATACTATGAGGTGCGAGCTTCAGCCTTAGCGAATAGCCTAATGACAGAGATACTGGCAAGAAACTTTGATGAACATAGTGACCATGACGGTGGTAAATATCGCTGTGGGGAGTTAGGCCCAGATAGCATGACCACCATTAGCTGTACTGATGACTCTGCTCTGGGACGCGAGGAGCCGGTTGCCCTTTTTAATGATGTGGATGACTACATTGGCTGTTGGTATACCAGTAGCGATTCACGTCAACGCTGTACTCACCCTGCCGATAAACAGTACCCACTGTCTGATATCTTTGGTAATACAATCTCTGATGATTATCAGGGTTTCAAGGCCGAGGTTTCCATCAATTATGATTACGATTGCGACCTATTGGTTAAAGCGGATGCCTGCACCACGAAGCTGTTTAAAAAAATCACGGTAGTGATTACCGCTAGCCAGTATGGGGATTTCACCTTTGTGGCACATAAGGGAAATTTCTAA
- a CDS encoding prepilin-type N-terminal cleavage/methylation domain-containing protein: protein MRKRIDTGFTLIELVVVIVVLAIISLYASSQYLGVSRFSAKAAQQQGISVIRQIQLGRMQSNVSSSDAQANRYQLLVTDNCLGSVEACTASAPNQDDEFSHKVVIEGQDLQFQPEMEVQFDLLGNPCVVSGSSCVALAPSAELKIEVDSSSDNAGVCITSQGYVYGC from the coding sequence ATGAGAAAACGCATAGATACCGGCTTTACCCTAATCGAATTAGTTGTGGTGATCGTTGTTTTGGCGATCATTAGCTTGTATGCGTCGAGCCAATACCTAGGGGTGTCACGCTTTTCAGCTAAAGCTGCCCAGCAGCAAGGTATATCGGTAATTCGTCAGATCCAACTTGGGCGCATGCAGTCCAACGTTTCGAGTAGTGATGCGCAAGCAAATCGCTACCAGTTATTAGTCACGGACAATTGTTTAGGCTCGGTTGAAGCATGTACAGCGAGTGCCCCTAATCAAGATGATGAGTTTAGCCATAAGGTCGTGATTGAGGGCCAAGATTTGCAGTTTCAGCCGGAGATGGAGGTGCAGTTTGACCTGTTAGGTAATCCTTGCGTGGTGTCTGGTAGCAGTTGCGTAGCCCTTGCCCCCTCTGCTGAACTCAAAATTGAGGTTGATAGCAGTAGCGATAATGCTGGGGTGTGTATCACCAGCCAAGGATATGTTTATGGCTGCTAG
- a CDS encoding type II secretion system protein — MKKQGGFTLIELVVVIVILGILAVTAAPRFLNLQSDARESSLQGLKGAMAGAGSIVYGKAAIEGIETQSSATTSNDIDVVFGYPAATSAGIANAVQGLEDDWSFDTASAPTAPATVALVATFAKTASGATEIEATNCYVQYNEAATSVATPVIEVTDSGC, encoded by the coding sequence ATGAAAAAGCAAGGTGGTTTTACACTGATTGAGCTAGTGGTAGTTATAGTAATCCTAGGTATTCTAGCGGTAACAGCGGCACCACGTTTCTTAAATCTACAATCTGATGCACGTGAGTCTTCTCTACAAGGCTTGAAAGGTGCAATGGCGGGTGCAGGCTCTATCGTTTACGGTAAGGCTGCGATTGAGGGAATTGAAACTCAATCATCTGCAACAACATCGAATGATATTGACGTTGTATTTGGCTACCCAGCGGCAACATCTGCTGGTATTGCAAATGCAGTTCAAGGCCTAGAAGACGATTGGAGCTTCGATACTGCATCGGCACCAACAGCTCCTGCAACAGTTGCGCTAGTTGCAACATTTGCTAAAACAGCATCTGGAGCGACAGAAATTGAAGCAACTAATTGCTACGTACAATATAACGAAGCGGCAACCTCTGTTGCGACTCCAGTTATTGAAGTTACAGATTCAGGTTGTTAA
- a CDS encoding type II secretion system protein: MRKQRGFTLIELVVVIVILGILAVTAAPRFLNLQSDARISALKGVKGSMASAASIYYAKAIIEGEEDNPNFTVDNVPLAYGYPYDTDVGIVDAVQGLRDTTQWEISLAGQNLNQGVAVRFAGTPDTNGTQCSVIYALDRDANGPINEGAPPTITVIENGC; encoded by the coding sequence ATGCGAAAACAGCGAGGCTTTACATTAATCGAGTTGGTAGTGGTGATCGTTATCCTTGGAATATTAGCGGTAACGGCGGCACCTCGTTTTTTGAATCTACAATCGGATGCTAGGATCTCTGCGTTGAAGGGGGTCAAAGGTTCAATGGCTAGCGCAGCTTCAATTTATTATGCCAAGGCAATTATTGAAGGCGAAGAAGATAACCCAAACTTTACGGTGGACAACGTTCCTTTAGCTTATGGTTACCCTTATGACACGGATGTGGGCATAGTCGATGCAGTGCAAGGGTTGCGTGATACCACGCAGTGGGAAATTTCTTTAGCAGGTCAGAATCTGAATCAAGGGGTAGCGGTGCGATTTGCTGGTACACCTGATACTAACGGTACGCAATGTTCAGTGATTTATGCATTGGATCGTGATGCCAATGGCCCGATAAATGAGGGCGCCCCACCAACCATTACCGTTATCGAAAACGGTTGTTAA
- a CDS encoding type II secretion system protein — MNKSAGFSLIELVIVIVVLGLLAVAALPKFLHVTDRAKQASIEAVAGGFATAVLSARAQWEAKARPRSMADNPNSNYVDYDGSYFQLSSSKFKDGTQTKLRDGYPMAYFGDDHAPQKQESPTRITNTDVCIELFRHLLQNPPSINADSSAKSVKYLASVEGDTVCRYVQLANSHSDAAHYFEYDASKGNVSITVK; from the coding sequence ATGAACAAAAGTGCTGGCTTTTCTTTAATAGAATTGGTCATAGTTATTGTTGTTTTAGGTTTATTGGCAGTAGCGGCATTACCAAAGTTTTTGCATGTAACCGATAGAGCTAAGCAAGCCAGTATTGAGGCTGTGGCGGGTGGTTTTGCCACCGCAGTGTTATCGGCTCGCGCGCAATGGGAGGCGAAAGCTCGCCCTCGTTCAATGGCTGATAACCCAAATAGCAATTATGTTGATTATGATGGCAGTTATTTTCAGTTGTCGTCGAGCAAGTTTAAAGATGGCACACAGACCAAGCTTCGAGATGGTTATCCTATGGCGTATTTTGGGGATGATCATGCTCCTCAAAAGCAAGAGTCACCGACAAGGATAACCAATACAGATGTTTGTATTGAATTATTTAGACACCTGTTGCAAAACCCACCTTCGATTAATGCTGATAGCTCAGCTAAGTCAGTAAAATACCTGGCTTCTGTTGAAGGGGATACCGTTTGCCGTTACGTACAGCTAGCTAATAGTCACAGCGATGCGGCGCACTATTTTGAATATGATGCATCGAAAGGCAACGTTTCGATCACCGTGAAGTGA
- a CDS encoding type II secretion system F family protein, whose translation MATFRYQGRDLEGQKVNGLVEAATEELAAESLMEKGVIPITIKTNSSNTKASFDWQSMLTPAVPLDVYVIFCRQMYSLTKAGIPLLRAIRSLTADASNKQLKQALQEVASELTNGRSLSASMQLHASVFSPLFVSMVAVGENTGRLDQALLQLSHYYEQELETRKRIKTAMRYPILVISFITIAMFVLNLKVIPQFASMFNRFGVDLPLPTRILIGTSNFFVEYWTLIIGVIVGCVFAFQAWVSRADGREKWDKMRLRFPVVGDIVNRAQLARFSRTFSLMLQSGVPLNNSLALSAEAMDNKYLEARLLDMKSAIEGGTSVTVAARNTGIFTPLVLQMVSVGEETGRVDELLLEVADFYDREVDYDLKTLTARIEPILLVIVAGMVLILALGIFLPMWGMLDAIQG comes from the coding sequence ATGGCTACCTTTCGTTATCAAGGACGTGACCTTGAAGGTCAAAAAGTTAATGGGCTGGTTGAAGCGGCGACTGAAGAGTTAGCGGCGGAGTCGCTGATGGAAAAAGGGGTAATCCCTATTACCATTAAGACCAATAGCTCGAACACCAAGGCAAGTTTTGATTGGCAGTCTATGTTAACGCCAGCAGTGCCGCTTGATGTTTATGTGATATTTTGCCGCCAGATGTATAGCCTAACCAAGGCTGGTATTCCATTGCTACGAGCTATTCGCAGCTTAACCGCGGATGCCTCCAACAAACAGCTTAAACAAGCGTTGCAAGAGGTTGCTAGTGAATTGACTAATGGGCGCAGCCTCTCGGCCTCAATGCAGCTTCACGCGAGTGTGTTTAGTCCTTTATTTGTGTCTATGGTTGCGGTGGGTGAAAACACCGGGCGGCTAGACCAAGCACTGTTGCAGCTTAGTCATTACTATGAGCAAGAGCTAGAAACTCGAAAGCGGATCAAAACCGCTATGCGTTACCCAATACTGGTGATCTCGTTTATCACCATAGCTATGTTTGTATTGAATCTAAAGGTCATACCGCAGTTTGCAAGTATGTTTAACCGCTTTGGTGTGGATCTGCCTCTGCCTACTCGAATTCTGATAGGTACATCCAACTTCTTTGTTGAGTATTGGACCTTGATTATAGGGGTTATCGTGGGCTGCGTTTTTGCGTTTCAGGCTTGGGTAAGCAGAGCGGATGGACGTGAAAAGTGGGATAAAATGCGTCTGCGCTTTCCCGTGGTTGGTGACATAGTAAACCGAGCTCAATTGGCACGCTTTTCGCGAACCTTTTCATTGATGCTCCAATCTGGTGTGCCGTTGAATAACTCATTGGCTCTATCTGCTGAAGCTATGGACAACAAATATTTAGAAGCTAGGCTACTGGATATGAAGTCTGCTATCGAAGGCGGAACCTCGGTTACGGTAGCGGCAAGAAATACTGGAATCTTTACCCCTCTGGTGCTGCAGATGGTATCTGTTGGGGAAGAGACAGGGCGTGTGGACGAGTTATTATTAGAGGTAGCTGACTTTTACGATAGAGAAGTCGACTATGACCTTAAAACCCTAACCGCTCGCATTGAGCCTATTTTACTGGTGATTGTGGCGGGTATGGTGTTAATTCTTGCGCTGGGTATCTTCTTGCCGATGTGGGGTATGTTGGATGCCATCCAAGGCTAG